The nucleotide window ttgctctttataatagtttcaatggggctcaattgtatcattgactagtccttttggagtataggacTAGATGTGGCTTAAGCCTTccttggggcattacaaatggtatcagagcctatctcaaccagacatgtgagacttgagccatACCACCTACAACAGATTGGCCCGACGAGAATGTTGGGAATTTACGGGGGGAAGACTTTGATGCCCCATACTAAGTGCTAAACGTAGGTGGTGTATcaaatcccacattgcttggaaatgaggTTTTGTTCCTGCCCTTTATACTAGTTCAaatggagctctaattgtatcattaactagacCTTTTAAAGTGTAGgcctagatgtggcttgggcaTTCCTTAGGGCGCTATAGTGGAGCAATGTATTTGGGATTTGAATTTATGTTCTGAAAGGATAGGGATAGAGGATGATTATGACTGTTTCTTGAAGCAAACAGATTGAGGATTTTGTGTAAAACaagattttacattttttagtttgttttacAGGTCCATTTGGTGGCTTACAATATGGAAAAATTTGAAGTTTCAAGCTTCGAAATATCTAGGACAAAAGTTGAGGATTCATCACAAaagcacaagaaaaaaaaaaaaaaggaagaacgAAAAAGAGGAATTTGAAGAATTGTGAGCAGAGCTGTGTATTAGTGATCAGTGAAATGAACAGTGACcaacagaagaaaaaagaaagcaccTTAGGCACACAAGCTTTACATAAATCAAAGTACTCAATTGCATCCTTCAACTCTGAATGATTTCAGTGCAATGGAAACTTATATAGGCTCTAGATCTTAACTCTCCCTAATACAATTAGAACTCCCATCTTGACCATGAACAAGCTCCAAAGCCTACTGCCTACAGAATCCATAAACTGGATGATATTCACCTATTgacaaagagaaatgatacttgcagtcgtgagtgtgcaagcgccatgCAGTCGCTtcaaaaaaagtgaataaatatggaactcacatgaaaggaaattaattttttaatagtagaccccattctttttcaaaacgactgcacggcgtttgcgcattccacgactgtatatagcattgcTCATCGACAAAATAAAAGCCCACAACCAGCAATTTCACGCCTCACAAAAATAGCCCAGACTCTGGAGAAGTATGTTTCTTCTCCAGCCATGAAATGGTTGGCACCATCATTCTATACCAACATTGGAGGGGCTTCATAGCTAACTAGAACAGAGTCTTAGGTCTCgcttggatgttgagatgaaaaagttgaagatttgaaattgaaaagtgtgttTTGATGTGTAAGTCCAAGATCCAACATCCAAACGTGTCCTTACTCTATAGTAAGTCCAAgaaatttactaaatatatCAAGTAAAGGTTCTCGTTTGCTTGGCAAACATAACTAATGAATGCAACAAAAAACTAGAGGGGAGATCTGATCTCCTAGAGTGAACAAGTGTAGTTGAGTTTATTGTTCTGTGTtaccaaaatcataaacaaCAGCACTATACTTGAATGCACCTCCTTACACCAGAAGTAATAGGAGAGGACTAATAAATAAGCTTTAAGGGTGCCCTTTAAGCCCTTGCGCAACAATCTAGTAATCTACCACAGAAGAATGGTAGGCTAATTTTTAAGCTTGGCTGGATTATAGTCATATTTGATAGCTGACATGCTCAACTACCactgaattatataatttattaggaAAAGGTTAATATCCTTGTGAGATGCTGGATAACGCAAAATTGATCGATACAAATAAGATAGATCTAAAGCATAGTCACTGTATTAAAAAAGAAGATTGCTTAACCATAAGAAAACTTACACGAGGAAAGCTTGCTATTAAAGTAATTGGCACCCAGCCCTGATCATCCATGTGAGACCTCAAAAAGTCATCCGTGACCAAATTATTATCACTGTATTTAATAAATCAAGGGCGAATTAATAGTTAACTTCACAAAAGGCTTTAAAAAAGTACAAATAGATTCATATGATATAAACATCCATAAAGAAAGGCTGACAAAGTTAAAGTACccgaaataataatttatctggTGAACTAATAAAGCAGGCAAAGGCGGAGGTTCAGGCATAAGCAATGGCAGTGGATGAGGAATGAATGGCCTATAGGGCTCCATTGACACTGGAGGTATATAGTAAAACTCtgaaaaataatggaaataTTAGCTTCACGTTTGCGTCATAGAAATGGATATTAtcacaaagaaaataaactcCTAACGTGTAGATTttccaagcaaaaaaaaaaaaaaaaaaacttaccagGAAAACCCATGGGGTTGACAAAGGGTCTCACCATAGGAGGGTTAACAAATGCAGCTGCATTAGGTTGTGGATGCCTTCCAAAGCCCCTTGGAGGAGCTCTATGTGGCTGCAAGTGAACATCTCTGGCATTCCCATAATTCCCCCGATCATGATCGCGCCTGCCCCCAGGATTGTTATGGTAGGTACCATCTCCACGTTGGTGGGGACCAAAATTTCCCCTGCGGAAGGTATTCCGATGATCATTCGCAGAATGTGATGGAGACACAAATCCTCCAGCTGGTCTGGTTTCCCAATGACTGCTCCTATAAGGAAACTCTCTATGAGAAGGATCAGGCACTCCTGGTACCATATTAGGATAACCATTCGGAGCGATCCGGAACACAGGAAACGGTGGTGGTGACGGTGGAGGATGAGTGAAGCCACTATGTGTAGACCCACCCCTGTTGTTTCCACCACCACCCCGCTTCATAGATCTTTGACGAACAGGAAATATGTGGTTTGTGGTAGAATTAGGATTTGCATTATTAGTAGCTTGTTTCTGGGGTGACTCCGGAATAACAGGGCCCTGTTACAGCACACAAAGTCAAGCACAACGATAAGGGTGAgccttatattatttatttttataattattaacttTATATAGGAAGAATAGCAAGTTGCAAAGAACATGTAGAGggtcaaaaaaaaaaggaaattctgAATCTGATATATCTTCCATTGTTTAATTCCAGAAAACCCTAAAACACCACCCAACAACTGCGCAAGTTTTTTCATtaatcgaaaccctaaaatagaaaagtaaaaaggagaaaaaatcaCATTAAACGTGATATTCAAGATTCTATTATGGAACCAAACGTAAGATCAAGATAATACTCGGCATTCCCTTTGTTCTTAGAAACCAGATATAGAATTAGAGTGAAAGCATTGAAATCAAACCTGAGAAGTGGAGAATGATGCATCGGTGACAATATTCGAAGATGAATCAACCGAAGATTTAGGTAAAGCCTTAGTAGACTCGGATAATGCTGGCCAAAAGGCCGCATCCATTACGGAACCAACCTCGAGAACGCCGTTCGAGAGTTTGTTCCAAGCCAGCTTCGTCTGCCGAGCTACATTGCCGTTATTGACATCAGAACCCTCAACGGCTGAGCAGATATCCAGCGGCGGCGGTGACGGCGAATCCGTCTTCGGTGGAGAGCAATCGGAGAACAGCGTTTGTTCCGGTTGAGAAGCCGTTGATAATGATGAAGACGAAGGCGAAGAATGGACAGCCGAGAGAGACTCCATAACTTCACCCCGAACAACTTGTGTCCACGGAGACTGTAGGTTTTTACGCCGGAATTGCGGACTGTTAATGTTTTCGCCAGCCCGTCCGGATGGTACCGTAGTTGTAGAGGGAGAATCAGCTGTCGTAGCCATTCCAAAATTCAGAATTTGTTGAACTACAAAAAATCGCTATTTATAAGCAACAGAAAATTTgtctaaaatatcaaaatattaattgagAAAGCGGCTAATCTAATCTACGAGAAAAAATAGAGCGCGAGAGCAAGCGGGGCAAAGTTCTCCATTTCTCCCTCTCTGGTGTTTCTTATGATGTAGGTTTTGTCATGAACCCTGATTCTGATTTACGAGATAACCCCCAAACTTTTCGTGATTTTTCGAATCACACCATTTTCCTTTTCCGATTTGGATTCTGTTACTTACCTTCCTAAATTACGATATTACCTCGGATAAGACAGATATAGATagggttttaaatttattcatttttttgttttttttttatatatatatatatatataatcctatataaaaaaaacttatcttcAGATGACTATTGATGTGACACCACCATATGTGTTAGGTgacttattaaataaattttaaaaaaatatattcaaattaaaaggaaaaatataaaaagaagaagagtaaaaatttaaattctctctatatttgttattttgtttttttaataaatcacgtttaaaaatatcatctaactttcaaatgaaaaaatagcattattctgttaaattaaaattttctcatttgAATTATCATACCATTATCTTAAAAGAATGTAAATTGAGTACTATTGACGTTTATATTTTCACCTctattgattttgatataatttggattgaaaaataaatatatatatatttatatttatattttgaccTCTCAAACTAtaactcattttaaaacatgatcattaaactattataatttcattttataatcatAATTTATGGTTCATTTTGAAGCTAATAGTTCATTAAATTATGAACCTCTTTAGTGCTTGTTTGTTGACAACTTACTTAAAATACAGATAtttttataccatatttaaGCTTCGCGTTTGGTTTCATGTTAGGAAGTTGCATAAACCTTTACTAAATGATTATAAATTGTACATATAATCATTTAATTCGCGCCTACTCAATAACTCAGCTAGTTcgatataattgtaaaaaaaaaaaaaaatacatattgcACACAAATTGAGTATAATAAAGTCCAaaccaaatattatttattatcttaaattttgtcattaTCATTTATTCGCCaagcatattttaaatgaatgtttattttttttttaaatttattaattattctcaCACATCATACgtcacacttatttttattttttttcttattaaatttatagtgtatagatgatgagtagaaaattttaattaatttaagaagaatataattaaaaataaatattatatataatgtgtgagAATGATAAATAGCAAAATTACGATTGAATTTGGCCTTTAACAAATTgtaatcaaattcaaaatccaagATTATGCCAGCGAGTAGAGGATTTTGATGTCGTATATATACATGGAAAATTTGGGAGGGAAAGGCAAGAGTCCGAAGCCCATCACAGTGGCTGTAATGGGCCATTTAAGTCCATAAAAGCAAggcctaaaaatatttataagaatgatCGATAAAGTTCTCGACAACACGAATTGGATAGGCCTTCTACTGCTAGGCTGCTATCGTGAGTAAAGAATGCACAATTTCATCAAGTGCTAGCTGTAGGTTGGGGCGTCAAGTAAGCAATAAAATTGGTGTTAATTTGTCTCTTGCTTACCacaattatttagaaaaatcagCTAATTTATAGAGTTGTATGCcaaatttctctctcatttagAGTGAGCTTAATGTTAtatatcatactttttttttatttttatctcattacgtaagatgtgatacatttatcacCTCATCGAATTGTGATAAATGTGACACATTTTATTTCACAATTTGATGAGATggtaaatatgtcacatcttacatGTTGTGATGAAAGTAAAATGCTAGTGTGGTatgtagaatttattttatttgaaaaaatacacaaatgtcAAATCcaactaaactaaactattaagtattaataatcGATTTACAATTGTCCCAAAACTATTAGATTTGGTATTCACCTCCAAACTGTTAATCAATTGCGTGTACCCAGTTTTTctcttaaaaaggaaaaaaaaaattacattacaaATAGTATAATAATACACATTGGCTCATAGATCATTGATGTCCTTGTGGGGCTAAGTCAGGCTATGGCTACTTGTAAGGAGTGTATGCGATTCTCGCCGTCTAAGTTCCTTGTGTCCGACTCCCCAACTAGCAGGTTGGTTGCTACTATGATCACGTTCTGACAGGAAAATCATCTCTAGTCACTCTctttaatctattttataatatatatatatatatatatatataataataacatcaacaataataataagagaGAGATTTATATAGCTCACAATAGGATTTCCCAGTGTACTGCTCTCTCTCCAAGATGAGTTCTTTTCTCCTCTCCGTAGTCTCTTCCGCCTTTATGGCTCCAACCTAACCCATCATCTCTTCCCATCTCCCCACCAACCATTCCACCAACCACTCCCATCTCATTCAACCTTTTTCTAACCCATCTAGCAATGTCAACGgaaaaagacaaagaaagcaTGGAATCACTTATCAACCGAACCAGAGCTCTAACTTGGGACGATATTATTCTCGTGCCTGAAATGGAAACTGCAGCAAAGATCTAAGTCATGCACTGATTGGTAAGCTGGTTTCtacaaaaaagttgaataagcATTTGCTTCACTCCATAATCCGAGGGGTATGGAGTTTTATTCACGGCCTTACTATCGAAGATCTGGGTCCAAATATTTTCCTCTTCACCTTTCCATCTTCAACTGAGAAAAATAGAGTCTTTTCCCAACGACCCTGGAACTTTAAAGGTTTCCATATGGTGCTTAAAGAATGGCCCCCAGGACTAAATCTGTCTGAGATAGACCTCACCCATTCTGCTTTTTGGGTACACATATACGGGCTGCCCCTTGAAATGATGACGGAAAATAATGCTGTTAAAATAGGCAGTGTCATGGGAAATCTCCTTGAAATAGACCAAGCTTTTCTTCCTAGTAATGGAGTTAAGCAATTTCTCAAGATTAGAGTTGAGATTAACACTGAGAAACCTCTCTTTGAAGGTTTTTTCTTACCACGTTCAAACACTCATCCAGCAAAGATTAGCTTTAAGTACGAAAGACTCTCAGAGTTTTGCTATGGGTGTGGTCGGCTTGGTCATCTTCTTCAGACttgcaatatttttattaacccAGTTGAAGAACCCTTGTTTGGATCATGGATGAGAGCAGAAGCTCAAGACTCACGAAGACTAATTAGGCTGGAAGAATCACACAGGGATCAAAATATTCAGTGCACACAGGCTTTTCACCTGCCAGATCAAATGGAAAAAATCCCCTTCTCTCTCCCGTCAGTACGTATTAGAGAATCTCCGCCCCATGATTGTTCAAGTACGAATGATCCTGCTAGAAAAAGTAGAAAAGTCGAACATCTGGGAAAAGGGAAAGCCATTATTGTCAATACCGAGGAAGGACAAAGGAAAGAGTTCTGCATCAACAAGCTTTTTTCGGCAACATCAGGTTTCGATGGAGATACCCTAAACGATGACACTGTTCAGCCAGATGCATTGTGTACATTACCATGCAAGCTAATCCAGTCACCACGTGGCACGGATCCGAGACCACAGACAAATGAGCCAGAATTCATTAAGGATGGCCGTCATTCTCTCAACATCAACTCAGTTCCTTCTGATCTCCAGACAACAAAACCTGTCCCCCAGTTTCCCTTCTTACACGTGTCCCCCCTGTCTCCTTCCAAGCCAATGCAGGATGAAGGAAATTCCTTTAATCTCCCTGTCCCCTTATCCTTGCCTAAAAGCCCTCAGGAACCCTCCAATCTGTTAGTCAACGAGGAATCCAAAGGGCCTCTATCTGTCGACCACAAGCTCAATTCCTTTATTCGACAGTTTATCTCACAGCTCAGAGAACAAAATAACCCAACTGAAACCCATAACCCAAGCCATAATATCTCACTCCTCGTTAGTCCCACGGGAAGGGCCTGTTTTGCCATAAATACAATCCAGCTGAGTCCAACCAATATTTTCTCCCCGACACATAGCAATCCTCCAAATCTTCCAGACTTATCTGATATACCTCCTTCCCCTTTTCAAAAATTACCCCAAAGCAAAATGTTCTCCCCTGTCGCAGAATCCCAACCATCTGTCCCTATCCAAACTGAGACTATGAGAAAGAGGAAATCTCAATTGGAAGAGAAGAGCAGCTTCTTAAATCCTCCAAAAAAATGTCTGCAATCCACTAGAATGTCTCTTGAAAGTATCGAAGATGACCAAAAGGAAGTAGATGGACCTGCAGCTGTAAGGATGGTCCCAGTTCAAGGAGAAGGAACCCAGCAAACAAGAACTGATAGGACTCAGAGAAAGGGCCCAACGAGGAGATCCACCATTATCATATATGCTCCTTATCAAACTCAGCATCTCAAGGCCACGGGTAACAAGTTTCAATCTCAGACCATGAATCTTTTCCCTATGAATCCAATGACTGATGTGGCAGGGTCCTCACTGCCACCAGAGGACCCATGAAAATTCAAGCTTGGAATTGCCGAGGCATCGCCCGACCTCGTGCCATCAGATCTCTTAGGGCAAATATTAGGGTTCATAACCCTGATATGATTTTCCTTTCAGAATGTTTACTAGCTTCTAATGACTGTGTCAGTATTGTTAATAGACTTGGTTATGCTTATTTTGTGTATTCT belongs to Juglans regia cultivar Chandler chromosome 8, Walnut 2.0, whole genome shotgun sequence and includes:
- the LOC109013957 gene encoding la-related protein 1C-like; protein product: MATTADSPSTTTVPSGRAGENINSPQFRRKNLQSPWTQVVRGEVMESLSAVHSSPSSSSLSTASQPEQTLFSDCSPPKTDSPSPPPLDICSAVEGSDVNNGNVARQTKLAWNKLSNGVLEVGSVMDAAFWPALSESTKALPKSSVDSSSNIVTDASFSTSQGPVIPESPQKQATNNANPNSTTNHIFPVRQRSMKRGGGGNNRGGSTHSGFTHPPPSPPPFPVFRIAPNGYPNMVPGVPDPSHREFPYRSSHWETRPAGGFVSPSHSANDHRNTFRRGNFGPHQRGDGTYHNNPGGRRDHDRGNYGNARDVHLQPHRAPPRGFGRHPQPNAAAFVNPPMVRPFVNPMGFPEFYYIPPVSMEPYRPFIPHPLPLLMPEPPPLPALLVHQINYYFGDNNLVTDDFLRSHMDDQGWVPITLIASFPRVKKLSTNIKYILDSLKASTIVEVQDDKVRKRNDWKKWIPASALLPSDSGSVSPNNSSHDRLVTSFQKITVEEVDTNQSGVIVKADPISEPVTGRCLTESTGESQIPNGEVTQNTYRERN